Proteins encoded together in one Chitinophaga sp. LS1 window:
- a CDS encoding IS110 family transposase — MLEPHFELILVNARHIKYVPGHKTDRNDSAWIAKLLLSGLLKGSFIPPQYTRELRELYRYKRKVIGQRSSEYNRLQNILETANIKLSTVVSDVFGVSGWSMITAIIEGEQDPMILANLAKGRLKIKKQELILALEGHLNEHHRFMLSLSKTVILQLNDLLGQVDNRIDQYLKNGRKK, encoded by the coding sequence ATACTGGAACCTCACTTTGAACTTATTCTGGTCAATGCCCGGCATATTAAATATGTGCCGGGGCATAAGACCGATCGCAATGACAGTGCCTGGATTGCAAAATTATTGCTAAGCGGGCTACTAAAGGGAAGTTTTATTCCACCGCAATACACTCGCGAATTACGGGAATTGTACCGATACAAACGTAAAGTAATAGGACAGCGGTCCAGTGAATATAACCGGTTACAGAACATTTTAGAGACAGCCAATATCAAATTGAGCACTGTAGTCAGTGATGTATTCGGTGTAAGTGGCTGGTCAATGATCACTGCCATTATTGAAGGAGAACAGGATCCTATGATATTGGCCAATTTGGCAAAAGGTAGGCTCAAAATCAAAAAACAAGAGCTTATTCTTGCATTAGAAGGCCATCTTAATGAGCATCACCGTTTTATGCTCAGCCTGTCTAAAACTGTTATTTTACAGCTAAATGACCTACTTGGTCAGGTGGATAACCGTATAGATCAGTACTTAAAAAATGGGAGGAAGAAGTAA